In a single window of the Candidatus Latescibacter sp. genome:
- a CDS encoding two-component regulator propeller domain-containing protein: MKRILWLLLLFISPTMSADAAPFGPAVLKINGPAIIPYTFDGKNLSVPVTVTGTPANVTFLVFTRGKAAAIKNTRNGYLGWHYVNGIDTCIYVSTPYQFSPGSTSITWNGKDKAGGTAPPGEYTYYLWGFDNISPKVKMTQFLRPEPWSFRTILEKDAKGIALARPVLYMSDQNRGTAVTAFKHTLKKWVVGNDPEDAALVETCNDMGWTDVGGLAFLPTDQTKFFHCWLKGDTKTKVVRAWTWVPNSTAVLRTDWGANGEYTYTVASPAGWDFGPGVVSDGKDYLFCVNADMSNTGKESQLIYLNVNNGTEIKRLDLSPWWVNLTEGTSQVGGQYTGGPFTLQFRKNVLFGGSHQSCVNQVIDPYYQSADDAILWVNRNGDYVGDHNFETTSKKPWVCNDYNVGPYKYSLSPDDNLFSIFPCFDLGAQSFGLYAPDGTGIGYKSYGGDMAGQKYGTDIIDYGSPYDGIYTTQNGVLGSDGRSYTIPAGFWFVAEDSFKGIISTSGSYIWVSSPAGGEVWGTASVHTITWIAKDVKTVKIEYSTDTGVSWKTLVDNVDATLGSYSWTPAGIQSSACLVRITSTADSKIQGTSYGAFTITPPTLKVISPNGGEVWEAKIQQKITWSSFGVDAVKIEYSTDKGSTWNLIVASTPTSTGSYTWIAPDKVSSDCLVRISDASNPSLTDMSDGTFKLMASFIQVISPNGGEVWESGNDHPITWNSSKGVLNVVIEFSSDGGSSWSVIISSVNSSAGSVNWKIPRLSSTKCMIRISDALNSAFFDVSDITFSIIPSTALWTTYLAGDGIGSNYIWTVTDDPRGGIWIGTGQAWSGSGGVSYYNGISWINYTTKNSGIASDNIYAIAVDKNGIVWIGNTWNGLSKFDGKTWINYTKDNSPLPDNDIRDLIVDHNNVLWITTWHGGVASLNGTIWKTYGAVPHGEILGIDRDNSLWVGYNFAEGGVSHFDGITWNRYHKSDGLAGDYVLGIAIDSDGKKWFSTSGGITTFDGTKWTTYDFLKGQNVQSVAIDRMGVKWFGYSGGAASFDGVEWKSYNASNSELNNNVWRIAVDLDNVKWFGTRGGGVTSFSYQTGPFVTVVSPNGGELWEAGSAQEIAWVSKDVSRLKIEYSTDAGLNWKLLADNVDASLKSYIWTTPQIQSFHCLVRLVDTSNYKVTDTGNNEFTISPPFVKVTAPNGGEKWATGTSHAVTWVSVGVKTVRIEYSTDSGKTWKTVTDTVDAANGSWPWTIPATESAACLVKVTDPSTPARTDTGDGVFTILRPYITVTAPNGGEVWSAGKNNTVTWVADGVENVKVEYSVDGGVSWNSITKSIAASSGAFTFNPLNVQSTQCLVRVSDQASGAVSDKSDAVFTITSIVSSVGETIPREFAVFQNTPNPFNPRTTIIFTLPQAGQVAVNVYNLTGQRVDSILDGRLSAGRHMVSWNAARFSAGIYFCLVRTEKEEKTIKMLLLK; the protein is encoded by the coding sequence ATGAAGCGAATACTCTGGCTGTTACTCCTATTCATTTCCCCGACGATGTCGGCTGATGCTGCTCCGTTCGGCCCCGCCGTTCTGAAAATCAACGGGCCGGCCATCATTCCCTATACATTCGACGGGAAAAACCTCTCTGTCCCGGTGACAGTAACTGGAACCCCCGCCAATGTCACCTTCCTGGTATTCACCCGTGGGAAAGCCGCCGCGATCAAGAATACCAGGAACGGTTACCTCGGCTGGCACTATGTCAATGGTATCGATACCTGTATCTATGTCTCCACACCGTACCAGTTCAGCCCCGGCTCAACCAGCATCACCTGGAATGGAAAGGACAAGGCAGGCGGGACAGCGCCTCCCGGCGAATATACCTACTATCTCTGGGGATTCGACAATATCAGCCCCAAGGTCAAGATGACCCAGTTTCTGAGGCCCGAACCCTGGAGTTTCAGAACTATTCTGGAAAAAGATGCCAAAGGTATTGCGCTGGCCAGGCCTGTTCTGTATATGAGCGACCAAAACCGCGGAACTGCTGTCACTGCTTTTAAGCATACCCTAAAAAAATGGGTCGTCGGGAACGATCCTGAAGATGCCGCTCTCGTTGAGACCTGCAATGACATGGGATGGACTGATGTCGGAGGCTTGGCTTTCCTGCCCACCGATCAGACAAAGTTTTTCCATTGCTGGCTTAAGGGCGACACCAAGACCAAGGTTGTCAGAGCATGGACCTGGGTTCCCAACAGTACTGCGGTTCTGAGGACAGACTGGGGCGCCAATGGAGAATACACCTACACCGTGGCATCTCCGGCCGGCTGGGATTTCGGTCCCGGGGTGGTCAGCGACGGGAAAGATTATCTTTTCTGTGTGAACGCCGACATGTCTAATACGGGAAAGGAATCACAGCTTATTTATTTGAATGTAAATAATGGAACGGAAATCAAACGTCTTGATTTATCCCCCTGGTGGGTCAACCTGACCGAAGGGACTTCGCAAGTCGGCGGACAGTACACCGGCGGCCCTTTTACCCTGCAGTTCCGGAAGAATGTTCTTTTTGGCGGTTCTCATCAATCCTGTGTGAATCAGGTTATAGATCCCTATTACCAGTCAGCTGATGACGCCATTCTCTGGGTGAACCGTAACGGGGATTATGTCGGCGACCATAATTTTGAGACCACCTCCAAAAAACCGTGGGTCTGCAACGATTACAACGTCGGGCCTTATAAATACAGTCTTTCCCCGGACGACAACCTTTTCTCTATCTTTCCCTGTTTTGATTTGGGTGCACAGTCATTCGGTCTCTATGCCCCGGACGGCACCGGTATCGGGTATAAGTCGTACGGCGGAGATATGGCCGGCCAGAAATACGGCACCGATATCATCGATTACGGTTCCCCGTACGACGGCATCTATACCACACAGAACGGCGTCCTGGGTTCGGACGGTAGAAGTTATACCATTCCAGCCGGATTCTGGTTTGTCGCCGAGGATTCATTCAAAGGAATAATAAGCACATCGGGCTCCTATATCTGGGTTTCCTCCCCCGCAGGTGGCGAGGTCTGGGGAACCGCTTCCGTTCATACTATCACCTGGATAGCGAAAGATGTAAAAACTGTAAAAATCGAATATTCGACCGATACCGGTGTTTCCTGGAAAACCCTCGTCGACAATGTAGACGCCACACTGGGATCGTATTCATGGACTCCTGCAGGAATCCAGTCCTCCGCCTGCCTGGTACGTATCACCAGCACCGCCGACAGCAAAATTCAGGGGACAAGTTATGGGGCGTTCACCATCACCCCTCCTACTCTGAAAGTAATTTCTCCCAACGGCGGAGAAGTCTGGGAGGCCAAAATCCAGCAAAAAATCACCTGGTCATCCTTCGGCGTCGATGCAGTCAAAATTGAATACTCCACCGACAAAGGAAGCACCTGGAACCTTATTGTCGCCTCTACTCCGACTTCTACAGGCAGTTACACTTGGATAGCGCCGGACAAGGTCTCCTCCGATTGCCTGGTGCGCATCAGCGACGCCTCCAATCCATCCCTCACCGATATGAGCGACGGAACGTTCAAACTCATGGCCAGCTTTATTCAGGTGATCTCTCCCAATGGCGGCGAGGTTTGGGAAAGCGGAAACGACCACCCGATCACATGGAACTCATCAAAAGGTGTTTTAAACGTGGTGATCGAGTTCTCTTCTGATGGAGGTTCAAGCTGGAGTGTAATTATTTCAAGTGTGAATTCTTCAGCCGGATCCGTTAATTGGAAAATACCCAGACTATCGTCCACGAAATGTATGATACGTATTTCGGATGCCTTAAATTCTGCTTTCTTCGATGTAAGTGATATAACTTTCTCAATTATTCCCTCAACTGCTCTATGGACAACATATTTGGCCGGTGACGGAATCGGAAGCAACTATATTTGGACAGTAACAGATGATCCACGGGGCGGGATTTGGATTGGTACCGGACAGGCGTGGTCAGGGAGTGGTGGGGTATCATATTATAACGGTATTTCCTGGATTAATTACACCACGAAAAACAGTGGAATCGCAAGTGATAATATCTATGCAATTGCAGTGGATAAAAATGGGATTGTATGGATTGGAAATACATGGAATGGATTGTCGAAATTCGATGGAAAAACATGGATAAACTACACGAAAGACAATAGTCCTTTACCCGATAACGACATTCGCGATCTTATTGTCGACCATAATAATGTATTATGGATCACTACATGGCATGGCGGTGTGGCAAGCTTGAATGGAACGATATGGAAAACGTATGGGGCAGTACCTCATGGAGAGATACTGGGAATCGACCGAGATAACTCTCTTTGGGTCGGATATAATTTTGCTGAAGGGGGCGTTTCCCATTTCGATGGTATTACATGGAACCGATATCATAAAAGCGACGGCCTTGCCGGCGATTATGTTCTCGGAATAGCGATCGATTCTGATGGAAAGAAATGGTTTTCCACATCGGGTGGGATAACCACCTTTGACGGAACAAAGTGGACTACGTATGATTTTCTGAAGGGTCAGAACGTTCAATCAGTTGCCATTGACCGGATGGGTGTAAAATGGTTTGGTTATTCAGGAGGTGCAGCGAGCTTTGACGGGGTCGAGTGGAAATCTTATAACGCATCCAACAGCGAGTTGAATAATAACGTATGGAGAATAGCAGTCGACTTGGACAATGTGAAATGGTTTGGAACCCGGGGCGGGGGAGTTACCAGTTTTTCTTACCAGACGGGCCCTTTTGTCACCGTTGTTTCCCCCAACGGCGGCGAACTTTGGGAGGCGGGCAGCGCTCAGGAAATCGCCTGGGTCAGCAAAGACGTGAGTCGTTTAAAGATTGAATACTCTACCGATGCCGGGCTAAATTGGAAGTTACTGGCCGATAATGTGGATGCTTCCCTGAAATCATACATCTGGACTACTCCCCAGATTCAGTCTTTTCACTGCCTGGTGCGTCTGGTCGACACCTCCAATTACAAGGTAACCGACACAGGAAACAACGAATTCACCATCTCTCCGCCCTTCGTGAAAGTGACCGCGCCGAACGGCGGTGAAAAATGGGCCACCGGAACCTCCCATGCTGTCACCTGGGTTTCGGTCGGAGTGAAAACCGTACGCATCGAATATTCTACTGACAGCGGCAAGACCTGGAAAACGGTCACCGACACCGTTGATGCGGCAAACGGCTCCTGGCCCTGGACAATTCCGGCGACCGAATCAGCCGCCTGTCTGGTGAAAGTAACCGATCCTTCCACACCCGCCCGTACTGACACCGGAGACGGTGTTTTCACGATTCTTCGCCCCTATATCACGGTGACTGCTCCAAATGGTGGTGAGGTCTGGAGCGCCGGGAAGAACAATACTGTCACCTGGGTCGCGGACGGGGTGGAAAATGTAAAGGTGGAATATTCGGTAGACGGCGGCGTCAGTTGGAATTCCATCACAAAAAGTATTGCGGCTTCATCAGGCGCCTTTACCTTCAACCCGCTCAATGTCCAATCCACACAA